In Phaseolus vulgaris cultivar G19833 chromosome 7, P. vulgaris v2.0, whole genome shotgun sequence, the genomic stretch GGGACCACCAATGCTACTCATGCGCCAATGCTATAATTAATGTATTCAAGAAAAGTTAGAAATGGGAAGCATGTGTTAATTTTGGATAAATATTAAACTTAAGTTAATTtgcacaaaaagaaaaatatatcaaTTCCACACACTGTGTTTTTCTTTATAAAGTTtaggttttgaaaaaaaaaaataaacctgCCACGTGAGGATCCAAAGAATAAATAAGAATTGTAACAAATGGCAATCCTACTTGTCCCCCTCTTCATCCTCCTCCTTTCTCTCCTTCCATCTTCCATCTTCCATCAATGGAATTCCAACCCTTAGGTACCACCTCTCCATTGCAGTTCTTCAGCAACCACGTCTATGTCTCTTCTCTTCTCCTCTCATTCACCATCCTCCTTCTTCTCATCGCAATCGTGCGTGTTTCTCACCGAAAGAACATCATCTGCAGCTGCGAAACGTGCCAGGCCTACCTCACTTCAAGCTGGTCCCAGTGCTTCCACAACCTCTGCGACTGGTACACCCACCTCCTCCAAACCTCACCCACCAAAACCATCCACATCCACGTGTTGCGCAACACCATCACGGCCAACGCGGAAAACGTGGAGTACATTCTCAAGACCAGGTTCCACAACTTTcccaaggggaaacccttctctGCCATCCTCGGTGACTTCCTCGGCAAAGGAATCTTCAACGTCGATGGCGATGCGTGGCGCTTCCAGAAGAAGATGGCCACCCTCGAACTCAACAACCACGCCATAACCTTCTTCGGCTTCGAAATCGTCAAGAGCGAAATCCATAACAGACTCGTCCCGCTCCTTCACGCGTCAACTCGAAACGGCGTCGTGTTGGACCTGCAGGACGTGTTCCGGAGATTCTCCTTCGACAGCATTTGCCGTTTCTCCTTCGGGTTGGACCCTAAATGTTTGGAGAGGTCTTTGCCGATGTCCGAGTTCGCGGTTTGCTTTGACTTGGCGTCGAAGCTGTCTGCGGAAAGAGCCATGGCTTTCTCGCCTTCTGTGTGGAAGGCGAAGAGGTTTTTCAACGTGGGGAGCGAGAAACGGCTTAGGGAAGCGGTTGAAGTGATTAACGCGTTGGCCAGAGAGGTCATAAAGCAGAAGCGCGAAATGGGTTTCTCTGAAAACAAGGACTTGTTGTCGCGGTTCATGAGCACGGTCCACGATGACGACACGTACTTACGAGACATTGTTGTGAGCTTTTTATTGGCGGGTCGTGACACAGTGGCTTCGGCTCTCACCAGCTTCTTTTATCTGTTGGGGAAACATCCAGAAGTTGAATCAGAGATACGTGTGGAGGCAGATCGAGTGATTGGGCCTCATAAGGATCTCACGAGCTTCCAAGAGCTTAAGCAATTGCACTATTTGGAAGCCGCGATGCATGAAAGTATGAGGCTGTTTCCACCGATTCAGTTTGATTCAAAGTTTTGTTTGGAGGAGGATGTGTTACCCGATGGGACGAAAGTGGAGAGTGGAACTAGGGTTACTTACCATCCCTATGCCATGGGGAGGTTGGAAGAAATATGGGGTTGTGATTGTTTGGAGTTTAGGCCACAAAGGTGGTTGAAGGATGGGGTGTTCCACCCCAAGTGTCCGTTCAAGTACCCGATTTTTCAAGCAGGGTTGAGGGTTTGTGTGGGGAAGAAAATGGCTCTGATGGAGCTCAAAACTGTCTCACTTTCATTGCTTCGGAAGTTCCACATCCAGTTGGTGGAACCATCTTGTGGAAACCCTCGTTTCTCGCCTGGACTCACTGCCACCTTTAGTTTTGGCCTTCCCGTCAAGGTTTGTGAGATAGGATTGGAACAACAACACTGAAACCTCTCATTCATCTATCCTCGTCCTAGTTATTCATCACCTACCTAcctacctatatatatatatatatatatatatatatatatatatatatatatatatatatatatattttacatttggGATCTAGATTCTAGGTGTTCATTATTTATGGTCCATATACTCCATAATCCATACATATAGCATGAGATTGTTTGAAGCAAGTGTGTAATATTAAAGTATGTAAGTTAATTATATCAGGCGTATGAAGTTCTTAGGCCAACTTCAGGTTTATCAAAGACTGAATTTAGATTCTATATCGGATACAAACTCTTTAGTCAACCCTGTATTTGGCCGATAATTTTTACTCTAAACTGGATATTTAACTGATCTTAGAATTAATCTCTGTCACAAGTTAAGTTCCACATgagttgatcttgaacccttccaAAATTAGGCGAATCTTGTACCCTAAGGCAGGATCAAAAGTTTTGGATTGATGA encodes the following:
- the LOC137830348 gene encoding cytochrome P450 94C1-like: MEFQPLGTTSPLQFFSNHVYVSSLLLSFTILLLLIAIVRVSHRKNIICSCETCQAYLTSSWSQCFHNLCDWYTHLLQTSPTKTIHIHVLRNTITANAENVEYILKTRFHNFPKGKPFSAILGDFLGKGIFNVDGDAWRFQKKMATLELNNHAITFFGFEIVKSEIHNRLVPLLHASTRNGVVLDLQDVFRRFSFDSICRFSFGLDPKCLERSLPMSEFAVCFDLASKLSAERAMAFSPSVWKAKRFFNVGSEKRLREAVEVINALAREVIKQKREMGFSENKDLLSRFMSTVHDDDTYLRDIVVSFLLAGRDTVASALTSFFYLLGKHPEVESEIRVEADRVIGPHKDLTSFQELKQLHYLEAAMHESMRLFPPIQFDSKFCLEEDVLPDGTKVESGTRVTYHPYAMGRLEEIWGCDCLEFRPQRWLKDGVFHPKCPFKYPIFQAGLRVCVGKKMALMELKTVSLSLLRKFHIQLVEPSCGNPRFSPGLTATFSFGLPVKVCEIGLEQQH